Proteins co-encoded in one Sphingopyxis sp. BE259 genomic window:
- a CDS encoding peptidylprolyl isomerase: MTDQTLTLSLSTGDVVIRLRPDLAPLHVERITQLASEGFYDGVVFHRVIPGFMAQGGDPTGTGMGGSPLPDLPQEFNAQPHVRGVCSMARSQNPNSANSQFFICFDDARFLDNQYTAWGEVIEGMDNVDALPKGEPPREPGKIVKATVG, encoded by the coding sequence ATGACCGACCAGACCCTTACCCTTTCGCTGTCGACCGGCGACGTCGTCATCCGCCTGCGCCCCGACCTGGCGCCGTTGCACGTCGAGCGCATCACCCAGCTGGCCAGCGAAGGCTTTTACGACGGCGTCGTGTTCCACCGTGTCATCCCCGGCTTTATGGCGCAGGGCGGCGATCCGACCGGCACCGGCATGGGCGGCAGCCCGCTGCCCGACCTGCCGCAGGAATTCAACGCGCAGCCGCACGTCCGCGGCGTGTGCTCGATGGCCCGGTCGCAGAATCCGAACAGCGCGAACAGCCAGTTCTTCATCTGCTTCGACGACGCGCGTTTCCTCGACAATCAATATACCGCGTGGGGCGAAGTGATCGAAGGCATGGACAATGTCGACGCGCTGCCCAAGGGCGAGCCGCCGCGCGAACCCGGCAAGATCGTCAAAGCGACGGTTGGCTAA
- the mgtE gene encoding magnesium transporter yields the protein MDNREDSRSAEDVAITDDRDRDAAVRETETELDEDDRLRPQFVRDVIELAEAGEGEAARERIGRLHPADIADLFELARSDERPMLAAVLGNMLSADVLSEMNDYVREELIDLLAPEQVAELAAELDTDDAVAIIEDMEADEQQAVLDAMEPEDRAAIEDALSFPEESAGRLMQRDLVAVPEHVTVGDVIDRLREDTDLTSDFWEIFIVDPMHRPVGTCQLSWILRTPRDIAISDVMKREQTLIPVDMDQEEVALRFQKYALISAAVVDKAGRLVGMITVDDVVHIIQEEAGEDILRLSGAGDGDINEPIRETYSARVRWLVANLGTALLASSIVGFFGGAIEQMVALAALMPIVAGVGGNAGTQTLAVTVRALAMNQLTDSNSWRAIWREMKIALLNGATIALLAGTATAIWFANPQLGAVIAAAMVVNIFVAGVAGVAIPLLLDRVDQDPAVASSIFVTMTTDSMGFLAFLGLAVASGLTTMG from the coding sequence ATGGACAACCGCGAAGATTCCCGGTCCGCCGAGGATGTCGCCATCACCGACGATCGCGACCGCGATGCCGCGGTGCGCGAGACCGAAACCGAACTCGACGAGGACGACCGGCTAAGACCCCAATTCGTCCGCGACGTCATCGAGCTGGCCGAAGCCGGCGAAGGCGAAGCGGCGCGCGAGCGCATCGGCCGCCTGCACCCTGCCGACATCGCCGACCTGTTCGAACTCGCGCGCAGCGACGAGCGCCCGATGCTCGCCGCGGTGCTGGGCAACATGCTGTCCGCCGACGTCCTGTCGGAAATGAACGACTATGTGCGCGAGGAGCTGATCGACCTGCTCGCGCCCGAGCAAGTCGCCGAACTCGCCGCCGAACTCGATACCGACGACGCCGTCGCGATCATCGAGGATATGGAGGCGGACGAGCAGCAGGCAGTGCTCGACGCGATGGAGCCCGAAGATCGCGCCGCGATCGAGGACGCCCTCTCTTTCCCCGAGGAATCCGCCGGGCGATTGATGCAGCGCGACCTGGTGGCGGTGCCAGAGCATGTCACCGTCGGCGACGTCATCGACCGGCTGCGCGAAGATACCGACCTGACCAGCGATTTCTGGGAAATCTTCATCGTCGATCCGATGCACCGCCCGGTCGGCACCTGCCAGCTGAGCTGGATTTTGCGCACCCCGCGCGACATCGCGATCAGCGATGTGATGAAGCGCGAACAGACGTTGATCCCGGTCGACATGGACCAGGAAGAGGTCGCGCTGCGTTTCCAGAAATATGCGCTGATCTCCGCCGCGGTCGTCGACAAGGCCGGACGGCTCGTCGGTATGATCACCGTCGATGACGTCGTCCATATCATTCAGGAAGAGGCGGGTGAGGACATCTTGCGCCTGTCGGGCGCTGGCGACGGCGACATCAACGAACCGATCCGCGAGACATACAGCGCGCGGGTGCGCTGGCTGGTCGCCAACCTCGGCACCGCGCTGCTTGCTTCCTCGATCGTCGGATTCTTCGGCGGTGCGATCGAACAGATGGTGGCGCTCGCCGCGCTGATGCCGATCGTCGCCGGGGTGGGCGGCAATGCGGGAACCCAGACGCTGGCGGTGACGGTGCGCGCGCTCGCGATGAACCAGCTCACCGATTCCAACAGCTGGCGCGCGATCTGGCGTGAAATGAAAATCGCCTTGCTCAACGGCGCGACGATCGCGCTGCTGGCGGGGACAGCAACCGCGATATGGTTCGCCAACCCGCAACTTGGCGCCGTTATTGCCGCGGCGATGGTCGTGAACATCTTTGTGGCGGGCGTCGCCGGGGTCGCGATCCCGCTGTTGCTCGACCGGGTCGACCAGGATCCGGCGGTCGCGAGCTCCATTTTTGTCACCATGACGACCGACTCCATGGGCTTTCTGGCCTTCCTGGGCCTCGCAGTGGCGAGCGGCCTGACCACCATGGGCTAA
- a CDS encoding entericidin A/B family lipoprotein, translated as MTSFRAIILAVLASVVVTGCNTVKGAGRDIESVGQAGSDAID; from the coding sequence ATGACGAGTTTCCGCGCTATCATTCTCGCCGTTTTGGCAAGTGTCGTCGTCACCGGCTGTAACACCGTCAAGGGTGCGGGCCGCGACATCGAATCGGTTGGTCAGGCTGGCAGCGACGCCATCGACTGA
- the tatC gene encoding twin-arginine translocase subunit TatC — protein sequence MTAETPITASEDDGAGGKMPLLDHLIELRSRLLKSLIAIGLAFGVCLYYAEPIFSILVQPLVAAGQGKIIYTQLFEAFFVQIKVALFASMMIAFPVITNQLWKFVAPGLYKKEKRALLPFLFATPVLFTAGACLAYFVTVPVALKFLLGYQGDMGGIQQEALPSVANYLSFIMQFIMAFGIAFLLPILLMLIERSGLVTREQLVSARRYMIVAAFAIAAVATPPDILSQFLLAIPLILLYEMSLFAIWFTQRRRKTGAGEAPVEPLEEA from the coding sequence ATGACCGCCGAAACGCCGATCACCGCCAGTGAAGATGACGGCGCGGGTGGCAAGATGCCGCTGCTCGATCATCTGATCGAGCTGCGGTCGCGGCTGCTCAAATCGCTGATCGCGATCGGACTGGCGTTTGGCGTATGCCTTTATTACGCCGAACCGATTTTCAGCATCCTGGTCCAGCCGCTCGTCGCCGCGGGGCAGGGCAAGATCATCTACACCCAGCTGTTCGAGGCCTTTTTCGTCCAGATCAAGGTCGCGCTGTTCGCATCTATGATGATCGCGTTTCCCGTCATCACCAACCAGCTTTGGAAATTTGTCGCTCCCGGCTTGTACAAAAAGGAAAAGCGGGCGCTGCTGCCGTTCCTGTTCGCGACCCCGGTGCTGTTTACTGCGGGCGCCTGTCTGGCCTATTTCGTCACGGTCCCCGTCGCGCTGAAATTCCTGCTCGGCTATCAGGGCGACATGGGCGGGATTCAGCAGGAAGCGCTGCCGTCGGTCGCCAATTATCTCAGTTTCATCATGCAGTTTATCATGGCGTTCGGTATCGCGTTCCTGCTGCCGATCTTGCTGATGCTGATCGAACGGTCGGGGCTGGTGACGCGTGAGCAACTGGTGTCGGCGCGGCGTTACATGATCGTCGCCGCTTTCGCGATCGCGGCGGTGGCGACCCCGCCCGATATTCTGAGTCAGTTCCTGCTCGCGATCCCGCTGATCCTGCTTTACGAAATGTCGTTGTTTGCGATCTGGTTTACCCAGCGCCGACGCAAAACAGGCGCCGGAGAGGCGCCTGTCGAGCCTCTCGAAGAGGCTTAG
- the tatB gene encoding Sec-independent protein translocase protein TatB, producing MFDVAPTELLLVIVVALVVIGPKDLPKAMRFVGKWMGKARGMARHFRSGLDTMMREAELEELEKQWREQNDAIMREFPRIDDVNTPPSTAPALPEPGKRSEPDADQAAAATPPETHVVPPRDGPLP from the coding sequence ATGTTTGACGTTGCGCCCACCGAGCTGCTGCTCGTCATTGTGGTGGCCCTGGTGGTTATCGGCCCCAAGGATTTGCCAAAGGCGATGCGGTTCGTGGGCAAATGGATGGGCAAGGCGCGCGGCATGGCGCGCCATTTCCGCTCCGGGCTCGACACGATGATGCGCGAGGCCGAACTGGAAGAGCTGGAAAAGCAATGGCGCGAGCAGAATGACGCAATCATGCGCGAATTTCCGCGCATCGACGACGTGAATACACCACCCTCAACTGCCCCGGCGCTGCCCGAACCAGGCAAGCGCAGCGAACCCGATGCGGATCAGGCCGCGGCCGCGACGCCCCCTGAAACGCATGTCGTGCCGCCGCGCGACGGGCCGCTGCCATGA
- a CDS encoding twin-arginine translocase TatA/TatE family subunit has protein sequence MGSFSIWHWLIVGILVLLLFGKGRFSDMMGDVAKGIKSFKKGMAEDDTPPAAPKHIEGQRAPDGAPITTPTAEHDKL, from the coding sequence ATGGGTAGCTTCAGCATCTGGCATTGGCTGATCGTCGGCATCCTCGTCCTGTTGCTGTTCGGCAAGGGCCGTTTTTCCGATATGATGGGCGATGTTGCCAAGGGCATCAAAAGTTTCAAGAAGGGCATGGCCGAAGACGACACGCCGCCCGCGGCGCCCAAGCACATCGAGGGCCAGCGCGCACCCGACGGCGCCCCGATAACCACGCCCACCGCCGAGCACGACAAGCTCTGA
- the scpB gene encoding SMC-Scp complex subunit ScpB, with amino-acid sequence MIDDLERAIEAMLFASDEPLDPRQIVGRLGDAMTPGQVRAIIEAIAQRHAGSGIELVERGGHWHFQTPADLAHLLRRERDDPRKLSRAAAEVLAIVAYHEPVSRAEIEAIRGVQTSKGTLDVLMEAEWIAPAGRREVPGRPLIYKTTDAFLQHFGLSSRKDLPGIDDLRAAGLLDPVDLAFDDAMGELDLVKDGEEA; translated from the coding sequence ATGATCGACGATCTGGAACGCGCCATTGAGGCGATGCTGTTCGCCAGCGACGAACCGCTCGACCCGCGGCAGATCGTCGGGCGGCTGGGCGACGCGATGACGCCGGGGCAGGTGCGCGCGATCATCGAGGCGATCGCGCAGCGCCATGCGGGCAGCGGCATCGAACTGGTCGAACGCGGCGGCCATTGGCATTTTCAGACCCCTGCCGACCTCGCCCATCTGCTGCGCCGCGAACGCGACGATCCGCGCAAGCTGTCGCGCGCTGCCGCCGAAGTGCTGGCGATAGTCGCCTATCATGAGCCGGTCAGCCGCGCCGAGATCGAAGCGATCCGCGGCGTCCAGACGTCGAAAGGCACGCTCGACGTGCTGATGGAGGCCGAGTGGATCGCGCCCGCTGGACGCCGCGAGGTGCCGGGCCGGCCGCTGATCTACAAGACCACCGACGCATTTTTGCAGCATTTCGGCCTTAGCAGCCGCAAGGATTTGCCGGGCATCGATGATCTGCGCGCGGCGGGTCTGCTCGATCCGGTCGACCTCGCTTTTGATGATGCTATGGGCGAGCTGGACCTAGTAAAAGACGGTGAAGAGGCCTAG
- a CDS encoding ScpA family protein, which produces MDELALDFELTPAAPERDDALQLSLESWEGPLDLLLALARSQKVDLKQISILALVEQYLTFIAEARQLKLEVAADYLVMAAWLAYLKSALLLPKDPLEEPSPDELALRLQLRLQRLAAMREAAARLLARDRVGRDVFLRAKPEGLRDVKLRRWDATLYDLLAAYGQVKLRSEPVVHMVSRRPVVTLDAALHHLQRMIGIKLDWAELADFLPSDYVGPLRRSAIASSFVAALELARQGRVDLKQDGAFEPLYLKAAPMGQQPA; this is translated from the coding sequence ATGGACGAACTGGCGCTTGATTTCGAACTAACCCCCGCGGCGCCAGAGCGCGACGATGCGCTGCAACTTTCGCTCGAAAGCTGGGAAGGGCCGCTCGACCTGCTGCTGGCGCTGGCGCGCAGCCAGAAGGTTGATCTCAAGCAGATTTCGATCCTGGCGCTGGTCGAACAATATCTGACTTTCATCGCCGAGGCGCGCCAGCTGAAGCTGGAGGTCGCCGCCGATTATCTGGTGATGGCCGCTTGGCTTGCCTATCTCAAATCGGCGCTGCTGCTGCCCAAGGATCCGCTCGAGGAGCCCTCGCCCGACGAACTGGCGCTGCGCCTGCAATTGCGGTTGCAGCGGCTTGCGGCGATGCGCGAAGCCGCTGCGCGGCTGCTCGCGCGTGACCGGGTTGGCCGCGACGTGTTTCTGCGCGCGAAACCCGAGGGACTGCGCGACGTCAAGCTGCGGCGCTGGGACGCCACCCTTTACGATCTGCTGGCGGCTTATGGCCAGGTCAAGCTGCGCTCCGAACCCGTCGTGCATATGGTGTCGCGGCGCCCGGTGGTCACGCTCGACGCGGCGCTTCACCATTTGCAGCGGATGATCGGGATCAAGCTCGACTGGGCCGAACTCGCCGACTTCTTGCCGTCCGACTATGTCGGCCCGCTACGCCGGTCGGCGATCGCGTCTAGTTTTGTTGCGGCGCTCGAACTGGCGCGGCAGGGCCGGGTCGATCTGAAACAGGATGGGGCGTTCGAACCCCTTTATCTGAAGGCAGCCCCGATGGGACAACAACCCGCATGA
- the nagZ gene encoding beta-N-acetylhexosaminidase: MIPAIFGLSGLTLTEDERAFFRDSDPAGYILFGRNIDNREQLRRLTDELRALDGRANVPILIDQEGGRVARMKSPEWPLFPSGATFDALYDRAPASAIEAARLNAMALAAMLAEVGINVDCLPLLDVRQPGASDVIGDRALGSEPMRVAALGRAILGGLQDGGVVGIVKHIPGHGRALLDTHEALPVVSAPDRDLQTDLAPFAALRDAAMAMTCHVIFEAWDPDRPATLSPIIIDSVIRQRIGFHGLLMSDDLDMKALSGDVPSRAADAVAAGCDIALNCWGKMDDMIGIANALDPISTVSRARLEGAMDRIAGVGNDRAFATLVDQRDALLAVA, from the coding sequence ATGATACCCGCTATTTTCGGCCTGTCGGGACTGACCCTTACCGAAGACGAGCGCGCATTTTTCCGGGATAGCGATCCTGCGGGCTACATATTGTTCGGGCGCAATATCGATAACCGCGAGCAGCTGCGGCGGTTGACCGACGAACTGCGCGCGCTCGATGGGCGCGCCAACGTGCCGATCCTGATCGATCAGGAGGGCGGCCGCGTCGCGCGGATGAAATCGCCCGAATGGCCGCTGTTCCCAAGCGGTGCGACGTTTGATGCGCTGTATGACCGCGCCCCGGCGAGCGCGATCGAGGCGGCGCGGCTGAACGCAATGGCACTCGCCGCGATGCTCGCCGAAGTCGGTATCAACGTCGATTGCCTGCCACTGCTCGACGTGCGCCAGCCGGGCGCCAGCGATGTCATCGGCGACCGCGCGCTGGGCAGCGAGCCGATGCGCGTGGCCGCGCTCGGCCGTGCGATCCTCGGCGGGTTGCAGGACGGCGGCGTCGTCGGCATCGTCAAACATATCCCCGGCCACGGCCGCGCGCTGCTCGATACGCACGAAGCCCTGCCGGTGGTAAGCGCCCCCGACCGCGATTTGCAGACCGATCTGGCGCCGTTCGCCGCGCTCCGCGACGCGGCGATGGCAATGACGTGTCATGTCATATTCGAAGCGTGGGATCCCGACCGACCCGCAACCTTGTCGCCGATCATCATCGACAGCGTGATCCGCCAGCGCATCGGTTTTCATGGGCTGCTGATGTCCGATGATCTAGATATGAAAGCCTTGTCGGGCGATGTGCCGTCGCGCGCTGCCGATGCGGTGGCGGCGGGTTGCGACATCGCGCTCAATTGCTGGGGCAAGATGGACGACATGATCGGCATCGCCAACGCGCTCGACCCGATCAGCACCGTGTCGCGCGCGCGGCTGGAGGGCGCGATGGACCGCATAGCGGGGGTCGGCAACGACCGTGCGTTCGCGACGCTGGTCGATCAGCGCGACGCGCTGCTCGCGGTCGCGTAA